In Thermodesulfobacteriota bacterium, the following are encoded in one genomic region:
- a CDS encoding acetyl-CoA C-acyltransferase, giving the protein MKEAVIVTSIRTPVGRAFKGALATARPDDLAAAALRGALERTAGLDPAQVDDVILGCAFPEAEQGLNLGRLAALLAGFPPSVPGQTVNRFCSSGLQTIALAAQAVMTGMAEVVLAGGAESMTRVPMTGNKIMVNPELVRTGPDAYLNMGLTAENVADRYGVSREDQDAFALQSHQRAAAAQQAGRFRDELVPVEVKRYAPGKNGKVEETSLVHAEDEGPRPDSSLAALAKLKPAFRQGGSVTAGNSSQMSDGAAVSVVMSAERASALGLEPLARFVAFAVAGVDPAVMGIGPMEAIPKALRLAGLGIQDLGLVELNEAFASQSLAVMRTLGLDPETTNVSGGAIALGHPLGCTGAKLTATLLHEMPRRKVRYGAVSMCIGGGMGAAGIFENLR; this is encoded by the coding sequence ATGAAAGAAGCCGTCATCGTAACCAGCATCCGCACGCCCGTGGGGCGGGCGTTCAAGGGGGCGCTGGCGACCGCCCGCCCGGACGATCTGGCCGCCGCGGCCCTGCGGGGGGCCCTGGAGCGCACAGCGGGGCTCGATCCCGCCCAGGTGGACGACGTGATCCTGGGGTGCGCCTTCCCCGAGGCCGAGCAGGGCCTCAACCTGGGCCGCCTGGCGGCGCTCCTGGCGGGGTTCCCCCCCTCGGTGCCGGGGCAGACGGTCAACCGGTTCTGCTCCTCCGGGCTCCAGACCATCGCGCTCGCGGCCCAGGCCGTGATGACCGGCATGGCCGAGGTGGTGCTCGCCGGGGGCGCGGAGTCCATGACCCGGGTCCCCATGACCGGGAACAAGATCATGGTGAACCCCGAGCTCGTCCGGACCGGGCCCGACGCCTACCTCAACATGGGCCTCACGGCCGAAAACGTGGCCGACCGCTACGGCGTCTCCCGGGAAGATCAGGACGCCTTCGCCCTCCAGAGCCACCAGCGGGCGGCGGCAGCCCAGCAGGCCGGCCGCTTCCGGGACGAGCTCGTGCCCGTGGAGGTCAAGCGGTATGCCCCTGGGAAGAACGGGAAGGTGGAGGAGACTTCCCTCGTCCACGCCGAGGACGAGGGGCCCCGCCCCGACTCGTCCCTGGCGGCCCTGGCCAAGCTCAAGCCCGCCTTCCGGCAGGGGGGGTCGGTCACGGCCGGAAACTCCTCCCAGATGAGCGACGGGGCCGCGGTCTCCGTGGTGATGAGCGCGGAAAGAGCGTCCGCCCTGGGCCTCGAGCCCCTGGCGCGCTTCGTCGCCTTTGCCGTCGCGGGGGTGGACCCGGCGGTCATGGGCATCGGGCCCATGGAGGCCATCCCAAAGGCGCTGCGGCTCGCCGGGCTCGGCATCCAGGACCTGGGGCTCGTGGAGCTCAACGAGGCCTTCGCGTCCCAGAGCCTGGCCGTCATGCGCACCCTGGGCCTCGACCCCGAGACCACCAACGTCAGCGGTGGCGCCATCGCGCTGGGCCACCCCCTGGGCTGCACCGGCGCCAAGCTCACCGCGACCCTCCTGCACGAAATGCCCCGGCGCAAGGTGCGCTACGGCGCCGTGAGCATGTGCATCGGCGGCGGCATGGGCGCAGCGGGAATTTTCGAGAATTTGCGATAA
- a CDS encoding 3-hydroxyacyl-CoA dehydrogenase/enoyl-CoA hydratase family protein produces MPIRKAAVLGAGVMGSAIAAHLANAGIPSLLLDIVPREPTEDEKKKGQDLAHPHVRNRLAREGIEKALKASPAAFGHRDRAALVTPGNLEDDLPRLAAVDWVVEAVVERLDIKTALFAKLAPHLKAGALLTTNTSGLSVDAMAQALPEELRPRFFGTHFFNPPRYMHLMELVPAGTTDPEALHAFARFAEDRLGKGVVFAKDTPNFIANRVGVFSMLYTLRAMEKHGLTVEQVDALTGKALARAASATFRTADLVGLDVLAHVARTQYEGAPDDERREVFALPPWLAAMVEQGLLGQKAGAGFYKVVKEGGAKVTLAIDPARGEYRPKGKADFPALAETKGIDDPGRRVAALVSGKDPGAQFAWDLTAETLLYAARRIPDVADDVPSIDRAMRWGFGWEIGPFEIWDALGVKASVERMATEGRDVPEGVQALAASPNPSFYLREGTAVRVWDPVAKVHVPVAERPRVVVLADLKAAGRKLYANPEATLVDLGDGVACLEFHSKMNAIGGGILQAIQKTVAEAGTSYQALVVGNQGENFSVGANLMLLLFEALEGNLPEIDAMVRAFQGGTMALKYAPVPVVAAPFGRVLGGGAEICLHAHRVQASHETYIGLVEVGVGLLPAGGGTKELLLRAMSRAPAGTGADPLPFVRQAFETIGMAKVGLSAWEAFDLGFLRGGDAVSLNPEHLIGDAKRAALDLLETGWQPLQRPAKVAVMGRDGLANIRSMLHNMVQGRQISAHDALVGEKVGWVLCGGEVDGGTVVDEDYLLDLERRAFVELCAQRKTLERIQHILKTGKPLRN; encoded by the coding sequence ATGCCCATCCGCAAGGCAGCCGTGCTGGGAGCCGGCGTCATGGGGAGCGCCATCGCGGCGCACCTGGCCAACGCCGGCATCCCCTCCCTGCTCCTGGACATCGTGCCCCGGGAGCCCACCGAGGACGAGAAGAAGAAAGGTCAGGACCTCGCACACCCCCACGTGCGAAATCGCCTGGCCCGGGAAGGGATCGAGAAGGCGCTCAAGGCCAGCCCCGCGGCCTTCGGCCACCGGGACCGGGCCGCCCTCGTCACCCCCGGCAACCTGGAAGACGACCTGCCCCGGCTCGCGGCCGTGGACTGGGTGGTGGAGGCGGTGGTGGAGCGCCTCGACATCAAGACCGCCCTCTTCGCCAAGCTCGCGCCGCACCTCAAGGCCGGAGCCCTCCTCACCACCAACACCTCGGGCCTCTCGGTCGACGCCATGGCGCAAGCCCTGCCCGAGGAGCTGCGGCCGCGCTTCTTCGGCACCCACTTCTTCAATCCGCCCAGGTACATGCACCTGATGGAGCTGGTGCCCGCCGGGACCACCGACCCCGAGGCGCTGCACGCCTTCGCCCGCTTCGCCGAGGACCGACTGGGCAAGGGCGTGGTCTTCGCCAAGGACACCCCGAACTTCATCGCCAACCGGGTGGGGGTCTTCTCCATGCTCTACACCCTGCGGGCCATGGAGAAGCACGGTCTGACGGTGGAGCAGGTCGACGCCCTCACCGGGAAGGCCCTGGCCCGTGCCGCGTCGGCCACCTTCCGCACCGCCGACCTCGTGGGCCTGGACGTGCTCGCCCACGTGGCCCGCACCCAGTACGAGGGCGCCCCGGACGACGAGCGCCGGGAGGTCTTCGCGCTTCCGCCCTGGCTCGCGGCCATGGTGGAGCAAGGGCTCCTGGGCCAGAAGGCGGGCGCGGGCTTCTACAAGGTGGTGAAGGAGGGCGGCGCCAAGGTTACCCTGGCCATCGACCCGGCGAGGGGCGAGTACCGCCCCAAGGGCAAGGCCGATTTCCCCGCGCTGGCCGAGACCAAGGGGATCGACGACCCCGGCCGGCGGGTGGCCGCGCTCGTCTCGGGTAAAGACCCCGGTGCCCAATTCGCCTGGGACCTGACCGCCGAGACCCTCCTCTACGCCGCCCGGAGGATCCCGGACGTGGCCGACGACGTCCCCTCCATCGACCGGGCCATGCGCTGGGGCTTCGGCTGGGAGATCGGCCCCTTCGAGATCTGGGACGCCCTCGGGGTGAAGGCCTCGGTGGAGCGTATGGCAACCGAGGGCCGGGACGTGCCCGAGGGGGTACAGGCCCTGGCCGCGTCGCCCAACCCCTCGTTCTACCTGCGCGAGGGCACCGCGGTGCGGGTCTGGGACCCGGTGGCAAAGGTCCACGTGCCCGTGGCAGAGCGGCCCCGGGTGGTCGTGCTCGCCGACCTAAAGGCCGCCGGCCGAAAGCTCTACGCGAACCCCGAGGCCACCCTGGTGGACCTGGGGGACGGGGTCGCGTGCCTGGAGTTCCACTCCAAGATGAACGCCATCGGGGGCGGCATCCTCCAGGCCATCCAGAAGACCGTGGCCGAGGCCGGCACCTCGTACCAGGCCTTGGTGGTGGGCAACCAGGGGGAGAACTTCTCCGTGGGCGCAAACCTCATGCTGCTGCTCTTCGAGGCGCTGGAGGGCAACCTGCCCGAGATCGACGCCATGGTCCGAGCCTTCCAGGGGGGCACCATGGCGCTCAAGTACGCCCCCGTGCCCGTGGTGGCCGCGCCCTTCGGCCGGGTTCTCGGCGGTGGGGCCGAGATCTGTCTGCACGCCCACCGGGTGCAGGCGAGCCACGAGACGTACATCGGGCTCGTGGAGGTGGGGGTGGGGCTCCTGCCGGCGGGGGGAGGCACCAAGGAGCTCTTGCTGCGCGCCATGTCCAGGGCGCCGGCGGGGACCGGCGCCGACCCCCTGCCCTTCGTGCGCCAGGCCTTCGAGACCATCGGCATGGCCAAGGTCGGCCTCTCGGCCTGGGAGGCCTTCGACCTGGGCTTCCTGCGGGGAGGAGACGCGGTCTCCCTGAACCCCGAGCACCTGATCGGCGACGCCAAACGGGCGGCCCTCGATCTTCTGGAAACCGGATGGCAGCCCCTGCAGCGTCCGGCCAAGGTGGCCGTGATGGGCCGCGACGGGCTGGCCAACATCCGCTCCATGCTCCACAACATGGTGCAGGGCCGCCAGATCAGCGCGCACGACGCCCTGGTGGGCGAGAAGGTGGGGTGGGTGCTGTGCGGAGGCGAGGTGGACGGCGGCACCGTGGTGGACGAGGACTACCTGCTCGACCTGGAGCGCCGCGCCTTCGTAGAGCTCTGCGCCCAGAGAAAGACCCTCGAGCGCATCCAGCACATTCTCAAGACGGGGAAGCCGTTGAGGAACTAG
- a CDS encoding TetR/AcrR family transcriptional regulator, producing MNRSADRKAERQQEILDAAVRAFSRQGYHNCTVAQVAREAGVADGTIYLYFPSKEDLLVSAFRRVLETLFARLDREIAAIPCPLGKLRRLVEMHLELMEGDPDVASFLQFQLRQPETSVRTAIAGPLGEYARRIEAVLEEGKAAGQVRADVGTRMLRRVVFGAVDETVSAWILRPNRGPLAPQAAPLLDVLLNGIRSPPQPPLPS from the coding sequence ATGAACCGATCGGCCGACCGCAAGGCCGAGCGGCAGCAGGAGATCCTCGACGCCGCGGTGCGCGCCTTCAGCCGCCAGGGCTACCACAACTGCACCGTCGCCCAGGTGGCCCGGGAGGCCGGCGTGGCGGACGGCACCATCTACCTCTACTTCCCGAGCAAGGAAGACCTCCTGGTCAGCGCGTTTCGCCGGGTGCTCGAGACGCTCTTCGCCCGCCTCGACCGGGAGATCGCCGCGATCCCCTGCCCCCTGGGCAAGCTGCGCCGACTCGTGGAGATGCACCTGGAGCTCATGGAGGGCGATCCCGACGTCGCCTCCTTCCTCCAGTTCCAGCTCCGGCAGCCCGAGACCTCGGTGCGCACCGCCATCGCGGGACCCCTGGGGGAGTATGCCCGCCGCATCGAGGCGGTGCTCGAGGAGGGGAAGGCCGCGGGGCAGGTGCGCGCCGACGTGGGCACCCGCATGCTGCGGCGCGTGGTCTTCGGGGCGGTGGACGAGACCGTGTCGGCCTGGATCCTCAGGCCGAACCGGGGGCCCCTGGCGCCCCAGGCCGCGCCCCTTCTCGACGTGCTTCTCAACGGGATCCGCAGTCCGCCCCAACCGCCTCTCCCCTCTTGA